The proteins below come from a single Cervus elaphus chromosome 4, mCerEla1.1, whole genome shotgun sequence genomic window:
- the PPP1R14A gene encoding protein phosphatase 1 regulatory subunit 14A isoform X2 produces MAAQRLGKRVLSKLQAPSRARGPGGSPGGLQKRHARVTVKYDRRELQRRLDVEKWIDGRLEELYRGREADMPDEVNIDELLELESEEKRSRKIQGLLKSCTNPTEDFVQELLAKLRGLHKQPGLRQPSPSGDGSLSPRQDRARTAPP; encoded by the exons ATGGCAGCGCAGCGGCTGGGCAAGCGGGTGCTGAGCAAGCTGCAGGCTCCATCGCGGGCCCGCGGGCCGGGGGGCAGCCCCGGGGGGCTGCAGAAGCGGCACGCGCGCGTCACCGTCAAGTATGACCGGCGGGAGCTGCAGCGGCGGCTGGACGTGGAGAAGTGGATCGACGGGCGCTTGGAGGAACTGTACCGCGGCAGG GAGGCAGACATGCCCGATGAGGTCAACATCGATGAATTGTTGGAATTAgagagtgaagaaaagagaagccGGAAAATTCAG GGGCTCCTAAAGTCGTGCACGAACCCCACAGAG GACTTCGTCCAGGAGCTGCTGGCGAAGCTGCGAGGCCTCCACAAGCAGCCAGGCCTCCGTCAGCCCAGCCCCTCCGGCGACGGCAGCCTGAGCCCCCGCCAGGACCGAGCCCGGACCGCGCCGCCCTGA
- the PPP1R14A gene encoding protein phosphatase 1 regulatory subunit 14A isoform X1 yields MAAQRLGKRVLSKLQAPSRARGPGGSPGGLQKRHARVTVKYDRRELQRRLDVEKWIDGRLEELYRGREADMPDEVNIDELLELESEEKRSRKIQGLLKSCTNPTEVSFLSPTLGPVCPLHPWGWGWGVVSGEEGGSWWGPQREPWGPCLSQGPFLISVVSFVFLTPVPSTPICRPGGSIISPC; encoded by the exons ATGGCAGCGCAGCGGCTGGGCAAGCGGGTGCTGAGCAAGCTGCAGGCTCCATCGCGGGCCCGCGGGCCGGGGGGCAGCCCCGGGGGGCTGCAGAAGCGGCACGCGCGCGTCACCGTCAAGTATGACCGGCGGGAGCTGCAGCGGCGGCTGGACGTGGAGAAGTGGATCGACGGGCGCTTGGAGGAACTGTACCGCGGCAGG GAGGCAGACATGCCCGATGAGGTCAACATCGATGAATTGTTGGAATTAgagagtgaagaaaagagaagccGGAAAATTCAG GGGCTCCTAAAGTCGTGCACGAACCCCACAGAGGTGAGTTTTCTGTCCCCCACTCTAGGCCCTGTCTGTCCCCTGCAcccgtgggggtgggggtggggggtggtctccGGGGAGGAGGGTGGAAGCTGGTGGGGCCCGCAGAGGGAACCCTGGGGGCCCTGCCTGTCCCAGGGCCCTTTTCTCATCTCAGTGGTGTCTTTTGTCTTCCTCACTCCTGTCCCCTCAACCCCCATCTGCCGCCCCGGGGGCTCCATTATCTCCCCCTGCTGA